Proteins encoded together in one Lathyrus oleraceus cultivar Zhongwan6 chromosome 5, CAAS_Psat_ZW6_1.0, whole genome shotgun sequence window:
- the LOC127084043 gene encoding calcineurin-binding protein 1 — protein sequence MFSIAAINDTDSKCQWEPLAPTKEAQEFHLSQTYHDGLVKLQAKEYEKARELLESVLKDPLIANAKVDRGAGDSHLLQLRFLALKNLAAVFLQLGSTHHENALHCYLQAVDIDSKDSVVWNQLGTLSCSMGSLSISRWAFEQGLLCSPNNWNCMEKLLEVLIAIGDEVACLSVAELILRHWPSHSRALHVRNTIEESEPLPFAPRGIDKLEPKHVRLKFSAKRKAIDENLDEDVAFKKLNQNKDLYLTEASWVVLADALLGILLPSNLKISEVEPKKTCSSPDIRLRIYLPCSSEAALNTVEVKGLSGENSAFSDANVGPASVFKEKEANTQEEQPHERRSSRLERLRSRKPGKEDSNSCGKDPAKVVIRYLEPFIAVGLGDQETTNSDTAILSSSGNSEYDNVSAFLSRTSNNYGAYHMGHLLLEEVSRQGLPFQDAFVKFLELEKLTRHWGKDRTAECNIFLAELYYDFGLCSPTGSKQLEWMSEASYQLCKIVESVALAYPFHLTSALNEGCILIDGFQGTSGTSINTSTENNSDLDSPLLMKNSSFWSRFYWISGRLSIFEGNKAKACEEFCIALSLLEKRGKMEHSPGSVPRPHCKDVKEINIDRVLYEVNILKVNFLMEKSITRMMEQEKYVDCVSLLTPLLFSTQDVYFNSFSLSMADKKDEKITSIELMALDVLIEACQKITPMDVELYFNCHYRKLKILMALMGLSTSITSFKSSDQTHGFSTPSNLDDSNESSIKHCSHLVAEEVKALSDCISQVKKVIDHCGDSDGLAVPTSSICQMQSLMLLIMGYVANVLVCNKTSAQVISDQVESNCFVDAAIVFCKLQHHSRTTPIETQVDLIVATHYMLAEYGLCCVGESVKGGEGTFLRFAIKHLLGLDMKFKSSFNLKNKEPMRCEEASKNSVVNLSMEDSISDTLDFRIDWTRINEITSVKKDVSEGISKGVSSCKVQNKDSTEVECEDNMVAGTDCKLVKEENSCNQLIEHGNELSEDEAEELESKIDGALDQCFFCLYGLNLKSDSSYEDDLVMHKNSSRGDYQTKEQCADVFKYVLPYAKASSKTGLVKLRRVLRAIRKHFLQPPEDLLTGNPIDKFLDDPNLCEDKLSEEARSEGFLETITKTMFPDVGGLGQYNTTLLRRSEPYVDVYCNLYHFLALSEEMSATDKWPGFVLTKEGEEFVEQNAKLFKYDLMYNPLRFESWQRLGNIYDEEVDLLLNDGSKHINVVGWRKNPTLSERVETSRRRSRRCLLMSLALAKTSAQQCEIHELLALVYYDSLQNVVPFYDQRSVLPLKDATWVAFCESSMKHFKKAFALKQDWLHAFYLGKLSEKLEYSYEIALSYYTKAIALNTSAVDPVYRMHASRLKLLIKCGKQNVEILKVLSADSFDQSVKEAVTSILGSTDSSSLNTKESCIHAKFVDTKHGGLLKLDTAWSMLYNDCLSALETCVEGELKHFHKARYMLAQGLYRRGESGDLERAKDQLSFCFKSSRSSFTINMWEIDSMTKKGRRKTPGSTGNKKALEVNLPESSRKFITCIRKYLLFYLKLLEETGDRCILERAYVSLRGDKRFSLCLEDIVPVAIGKYLKALISAMRHSQTTASFPVSSSDNVLDRMFALFMEQGSLWPEICSLPEIECRDTSETIIYGYLHEHISSLEINGKLETLETVNEKIRKRFKNPKLSNSNCAKVCKHASVALCRSLIYNLAQITPVSCGFLNGIQVHNLNDDGMENSQLLCIDLQPHELLITSFEDSSILEKIETKWSPILSKIKNILIKKASDENLETANTLLRACYIFYRESSSVVLTSGLNFYVIPSQLVTETPFSPTMTGVESLDLSIPRKLLLWAYAIVHGRYANISVVVKHCEEISKSKMRRGSGMSPALTNSPATAPSVPGSSRSGPYEVDSTHVTTAGSGSIYTDVVQKNLFGSPQLHQCTTNDAERSNANVREGETRD from the exons ATG TTCTCAATTGCAGCTATCAATGACACCGACTCTAAATGTCAGTGGGAACCATTAGCTCCCACCAAAGAAGCTCAG GAATTTCATCTTTCTCAAACTTATCATGATGGACTTGTCAAGTTACAAGCAAAAGAGTATGAAAAGGCTCGCGAGCTCTTAGAATCTGTTCTTAAAGATCCTCTCATTGCTAATGCTAAGGTGGATAGAGGTGCTGGTGACAGTCATCTATTGCAGCTCAG GTTTTTGGCGTTGAAAAACCTTGCCGCTGTTTTTCTTCAGCTAGGTTCTACTCATCATGAGAATGCTCTACATTGTTATCTTCAAGCTGTTGACATTGATTCTAAAGATTCCGTTGTATGGAACCAGCTGGGAACATTGTCATGTTCAATGGGCTCGCTGAGCATTTCACGTTGGGCATTTGAACAAGGCCTCTTGTGCAGCCCTAATAACT GGAATTGCATGGAAAAACTTTTGGAGGTTCTTATTGCAATTGGTGATGAAGTTGCCTGCCTTTCTGTTGCTGAGTTGATTTTGAGGCACTGGCCATCACATTCTCGCGCTTTGCATGTTAGAAATACTATTGAAGAATCGGAACCATTGCCATTTGCTCCCAGAGGCATAGATAAATTGGAACCAAAACATGTGCGGCTCAAATTTTCTGCTAAGAGAAAAGCTATTGATGAGAATCTAGATGAGGATGTTGCATTTAAAAAGTTGAACCAAAACAAAGATCTATACCTCACAGAGGCTTCCTGGGTGGTTCTTGCTGATGCACTGCTGGGGATCTTACTGCCTTCAAATCTGAAAATTTCTGAGGTGGAACCTAAAAAAACGTGCAGTTCTCCGGACATTAGGCTAAGAATATACTTGCCTTGTAGTTCAGAAGCTGCTCTGAACACCGTGGAAGTGAAAGGGTTAAGTGGTGAAAATAGTGCTTTTAGTGATGCTAATGTAGGACCAGCAAGTGTTTTTAAAGAGAAAGAAGCAAATACCCAAGAAGAACAACCACATGAAAGGCGAAGTTCTCGACTTGAAAGGCTCCGCAGTCGTAAACCAGGGAAAGAAGATTCAAACTCTTGTGGTAAGGACCCTGCCAAGGTTGTCATTCGGTATCTAGAACCTTTCATTGCCGTTGGATTGGGTGATCAAGAAACTACCAATAGTGATACCGCCATACTATCCTCCTCAGGAAATTCTGAATATGATAATGTTTCTGCATTTTTAAGCCGTACTTCAAATAACTATGGGGCTTACCATATGGGGCACTTGCTGTTAGAAGAGGTTTCAAGACAAGGCCTCCCATTTCAGGATGCTTTTGTCAAGTTTCTGGAGTTGGAAAAGTTAACAAGGCATTGGGGAAAGGATAGAACTGCTGAGTGTAACATTTTTCTTGCTGAGCTGTATTATGATTTTGGGTTATGTTCACCCACTGGTTCTAAACAACTGGAGTGGATGTCAGAGGCATCTTATCAGCTTTGCAAGATTGTTGAGTCTGTAGCTCTTGCTTATCCTTTTCACCTGACTAGTGCCTTGAATGAAGGTTGCATTTTAATTGATGGTTTTCAAGGGACTAGTGGAACATCAATAAACACCTCCACTGAGAATAATTCAGATTTAGATAGCCCGCTTCTGATGAAAAACAGTTCATTCTGGTCTCGATTTTACTGGATAAGTGGGAGATTGTCTATTTTTGAAGGCAACAAGGCAAAAGCTTGTGAAGAATTTTGTATTGCTTTGTCACTTTTGGAAAAAAGGGGAAAAATGGAACATTCTCCAGGTTCAGTCCCCCGCCCACATTGCAAGGATGTAAAAGAGATAAACATTGATAGAGTTCTCTACGAAGTTAATATATTGAAGGTCAATTTTTTGATGGAAAAGTCTATCACTAGGATGATGGAGCAAGAAAAGTATGTTGACTGTGTATCTCTTCTTACTCCACTTCTGTTCTCTACACaggatgtctacttcaattcATTTTCTTTATCCATGGCAGATAAAAAAGATGAAAAGATAACTTCCATCGAGCTCATGGCTCTAGATGTTCTAATTGAAGCATGTCAGAAGATAACACCAATGGATGTAGAACTGTATTTCAATTGCCATTACAGAAAACTGAAAATACTCATGGCATTGATGGGTTTGAGTACAAGTATTACATCATTTAAATCTTCTGACCAAACACATGGTTTCAGTACACCTTCTAATTTGGATGACTCAAATGAAAGCTCTATCAAGCACTGTAGCCACTTGGTTGCGGAGGAAGTGAAGGCCCTCTCTGACTGTATATCACAAGTGAAGAAAGTTATTGATCACTGTGGAGATTCC GACGGCCTCGCTGTTCCGACAAGCAGCATTTGTCAAATGCAATCTCTGATGCTGTTAATCATGGGCTATGTCGCGAATGTACTCGTGTGCAACAAAACCTCTGCACAAGTAATATCTGATCAAGTGGAAAGCAACTGTTTTGTTGATGCAGCCATTGTTTTCTGCAAACTTCAGCATCATAGCCGGACCACACCTATCGAAACTCAA GTTGATTTAATTGTTGCAACACATTACATGCTTGCTGAATATGGGCTTTGCTGTGTCGGTGAAAGTGTCAAAGGTGGAGAAGGAACATTTCTTAGATTTGCAATAAAGCATCTGTTGGGCTTGGATATGAAGTTCAAATCCAGCTTTAACCTTAAAAATAAAGAACCAATGCGATGCGAAGAAGCATCCAAAAACAGTGTTGTCAATTTATCTATGGAAGATTCAATATCAGATACATTAGATTTCCGGATTGATTGGACCAGAATTAATGAAATTACCTCTGTGAAAAAGGATGTTTCCGAAGGAATATCTAAAGGAGTCTCATCTTGCAAAGTTCAAAATAAAGACAGTACGGAGGTAGAGTGTGAAGATAACATGGTTGCTGGGACTGACTGTAAGTTAGTTAAGGAAGAGAATTCATGCAATCAATTAATTGAACATGGAAATGAACTTTCTGAAGATGAAGCAGAAGAACTTGAGTCTAAAATTGATGGGGCCTTAGATCAGTGCTTTTTCTGTTTATATGGATTAAACCTAAAGTCTGATTCATCCTATGAAGATGATCTAGTGATGCACAAAAATTCAAGTCGGGGAGATTATCAGACCAAAGAACAGTGTGCTGATGTTTTCAAATATGTTCTTCCTTATGCGAAGGCATCTTCT AAAACTGGACTGGTCAAACTTCGCAGAGTTTTAAGAGCTATTAGGAAACACTTTCTGCAGCCACCAGAGGACCTTTTGACAGGAAATCCAATTGATAAGTTCCTTGATGATCCTAATCTATGTGAAGATAAACTATCTGAGGAGGCCAGGTCTGAAGGATTTCTTGAAACTATAACTAAGACCATGTTTCCTGATGTGGGAGGTCTTGGACAGTATAACACAACACTATTGAGGAG GTCTGAGCCATATGTGGACGTCTACTGTAACTTGTATCATTTCTTGGCTCTGTCTGAGGAAATGAGTGCAACTGATAAATGGCCTGGATTTGTGCTGACCAAGGAAGGGGAAGAATTTGTTGAGCAAAATGCTAAGCTCTTCAAATATGATCTCATGTACAATCCTCTACGCTTTGAAAGCTGGCAGCGACTTGGAAATATTTATGATGAG GAAGTAGATTTGTTGCTTAATGATGGTAGCAAGCACATTAATGTAGTAGGATGGAGGAAGAATCCCACTTTATCTGAGAGAGTGGAAACAAGCCGAAGAAGGAGTAGACGGTGCCTACTAATGAGTTTAGCTTTGGCTAAGACATCTGCTCAGCAG TGCGAGATACATGAGTTATTGGCATTGGTATACTACGACAGTCTTCAAAATGTCGTCCCATTTTATGATCAGAGATCAGTTTTACCCTTGAAGGATGCAACATGGGTGGCGTTCTGTGAGAGCTCAATGAAACATTTTAAGAAAGCCTTCGCACTTAA GCAGGATTGGTTGCATGCATTTTACTTGGGTAAACTTAGCGAAAAGCTTGAATATTCATATGAAATTGCACTATCATATTACACAAAAGCTATTGCTTTGAACACATCAGCTGTTGATCCTGTCTATAGAATGCATGCCTCGCGCTTGAAACTATTAATTAAATGCGGAAAACAGAATGTGGAGATTCTGAAG GTTCTTTCAGCAGACTCCTTTGATCAATCTGTAAAAGAAGCTGTCACAAGTATCCTTGGCAGCACAGATAGCTCATCTTTAAATACAAAGGAGAGCTGTATTCATGCCAAATTTGTGGATACTAAGCATGGAGGGTTACTCAAATTGGATACTGCATGGTCCATGCTTTACAATGATTGCCTCTCTGCACTTGAAACTTGTGTCGAGGGGGAACTCAAGCATTTCCATAAGGCCAGATACATGTTGGCTCAAGGGTTGTATAGAAGGGGGGAAAGTGGTGATTTAGAGAGAGCTAAAGATCAACTATCTTTCTGCTTCAAATCTTCACGCTCATCATTTACCATAAATATGTGGGAAATCGATAGCATGACCAAAAAAGGAAG GCGCAAGACACCGGGTTCTACTGGGAATAAAAAAGCCCTCGAGGTGAACTTACCAGAAAGTTCTCGAAAATTCATTACTTGCATTCGGAAGTATTTGCTGTTTTATCTCAAACTATTGGAGGAGACAGGAGATAGATGTATTCTTGAGCGTGCATATGTTTCCCTCCGGGGAGATAAGCGG TTTTCATTATGCCTTGAAGATATTGTACCAGTGGCTATCGGAAAATATTTAAAAGCCCTGATTTCAGCCATGCGCCATTCTCAGACTACTGCCTCTTTTCCAGTGAGCAGCTCTGACAATGTGTTGGATAgaatgtttgctttatttatGGAGCAAGGAAGCTTATGGCCAGAAATATGCAGCTTGCCTGAAATTGAGTGTCGTGATACATCAGAAACTATCATATATGG GTATCTCCATGAACATATATCATCATTGGAGATAAATGGAAAACTGGAAACTCTTGAAACAGTTAATGAAAAGATTAGAAAACGTTTTAAGAATCCTAAGCTCTCAAATAGTAATTGTGCAAAAGTTTGTAAGCATGCTTCTGTTGCTTTGTGTCGATCTCTTATATACAATTTGGCACAAATCACTCCTGTATCATGTGGATTCTTAAATGGGATTCAAGTCCATAATTTGAATGATGATGGGATGGAAAATAGCCAGTTGCTCTGTATTGATTTGCAGCCACATGAATTATTGATTACATCTTTTGAAGATTCATCTATTTTAGAAAAGATTGAAACAAAATGGAGTCCCATtctatcaaaaataaaaaatatactGATCAAAAAAGCTTCTGATGAAAATTTGGAAACAGCTAACACTTTGCTCAGAGCTTGCTATATTTTTTACCGGGAAAGTTCTTCTGTGGTGCTTACCTCTGGCCTCAACTTTTATGTAATTCCATCTCAATTAGTAACAGAGACACCGTTCAGCCCAACTATGACTGGAGTTGAATCCCTTGATCTGAGCATCCCAAGGAAGCTTCTCTTGTGGGCCTATGCGATAGTACATGGACGTTATGCAAATATATCAGTTGTTGTGAAGCATTGTGAAGAAATTTCAAAG TCAAAGATGAGAAGGGGAAGTGGAATGTCACCAGCGCTTACAAACTCACCTGCTACTGCCCCATCTGTTCCTG GTAGCAGTAGAAGTGGACCATATGAGGTTGATTCTACCCATGTCACAACAGCAGGGAGTGGTTCAATTTACACTGATGTTGTTCAGAAGAATCTGTTTGGTTCTCCCCAGTTGCATCAATGTACCACTAACGATGCAGAGAGAAGCAATGCAAACGTGCGTGAAGGAGAGACACGAGATTGA